A genome region from Synchiropus splendidus isolate RoL2022-P1 chromosome 5, RoL_Sspl_1.0, whole genome shotgun sequence includes the following:
- the trim66 gene encoding uncharacterized protein trim66 isoform X5 yields the protein MLQVEERRAAVESNAKQIEDRVHGVKVAHRKAENQIKMAKMIMMNELNKRANLLIEQLEKISEDFQQRLEEQLQRAIETCGQLDHVQKFITWATTHHCRGPLIFSRTLISLQMQHLLESSLHQDSWNPVKIKFNWDASYWTKQISDLGLLTVEGGNCSRPQGLPSSTILRPQPLTCLSLPPGCHRPRESGCGYQTCCEPQICCLHGFPSQLDHSAVEKGQQGAALYSSSCLQPSLLPSSLQRCWDQNTSSSLQTSSHCPGSVSPLPLRGTRSATVQSQAKHHLCHQEFPDSHSLLAAEHLGLNQNQALVHSQGKLAADSAAGQEVTAERHWEERAEERSGESVEHEDSQDEEPRRGDKSPIRPQQHMLELKEGTKAPSRGHRDGRRSTSLEVSLTDCRSGADVQRNRASLTSACARRKQRSLSIPSELAAASISLDPEKPAGHTQAPLAGAEKKCAGVDQSRRRASDGVLCVTQPASDSVATRGSRSPLLSYKTEPDFEATEGGRASRRSPIIRESGKDAGRQRVPVVCLERLKILVSQLPPHGRRQSDPSSASSAEKNQKTCQEERSPWVSPRRTPPVESSAERNTSTQSTHCGRFGSIHSSPRPSADAPEVELDSDPDSGSVLVVASQRGPVVDAQLDTDASASESDPNADSLSEAETPAEEKSAGKRPCEDPEPRRDSEPSLEYESASESDDGRGQESEVQPDSDISSNPRQDSPNAQESELDMGSDAEEAANDEPQPLRSDHEDDSPFGPGQRPLLIANPVAQWVTESQSCEQDNPENESEDFCAVCMIGGDLLCCDRCPKVFHLSCHVPPLRTFPSGDWLCSLCRDVEQPEVEYDCDKSQPSSRSGLSACDQRKCERLTLLILSNILSAPFHEPVSPLARHYYQIIKKPMDLSVIRAKLHKKNPHHYHSAEQFVADVHLMFHNCAKFNYPDSEVAQAGRSLAVFFTSKLADVFPDRDFPSSRSESESDEYDEACRTADGGFPWPERREQSYRKRKRRHSLRSRRHHF from the exons ATGTTGCAGGTGGAGGAAAGAAGAGCGGCGGTGGAGAGCAACGCCAAGCAGATCGAGGACAG GGTTCACGGGGTGAAAGTCGCACACAGGAAGGCGGAGAACCAGATTAAAATGGCGAAGATGATTATGATGAACGAGCTTAACAAGCGAGCGAACCTATTAATAGAGCAACTGGAG AAAATCTCCGAGGACTTCCAGCAGcgtctggaggagcagctgcagagggcGATAGAGACGTGCGGCCAGCTGGACCACGTGCAAAAGTTCATCACCTGGGCAACCACCCACCACTGCCGAGGACCCCTGATCTTCAGCAGGACGCTG ATTTCGCTCCAGATGCAGCACCTGCTGGAGTCCTCGCTCCATCAGGACTCCTGGAATCCTGTGAAGATCAAGTTCAACTGGGATGCAAGTTACTGGACGAAGCAGATTTCTGATTTAG GTCTGCTCACTGTTGAAGGGGGAAACTGCTCCCGCCCGCAGGGTTTGCCCTCCTCTACCATTCTGAGGCCTCAGCCACTCACCTGCCTGTCTCTGCCGCCCGGGTGTCACCGGCCGCGAGAGTCTGGCTGTGGGTACCAGACATGCTGCGAGCCTCAGATCTGTTGCCTCCATGGTTTCCCCTCCCAACTGGACCATTCGGCCGTGGAGaagggccagcagggggcagcactgtACAGCTCCAGCTGCCTCCAGCCTTCTCTCCTCCCTTCGTCTCTGCAGAGGTGCTGGGATCAGAACACCTCCTCATCGTTACAGACGTCCTCACACTGTCCAGGCTCGGTGTCACCGTTGCCTCTGCGCGGAACCCGATCTGCCACTGTCCAGTCGCAGGCCAAACATCATCTCTGCCACCAGGAATTTCCCGACAGTCACTCTCTGCTCGCCGCGGAGCATCTCGGACTGAACCAGAACCAAGCTCTCGTCCACAGTCAGGGGAAGTTGGCCGCCGACTCTGCTGCAGGCCAGGAAGTGACAGCAGAGAGGCACtgggaggagagagcagaggagcggaGTGGAGAGAGTGTTGAACATGAAGATTCTCAGGATGAAGAGCCGCGTCGAGGGGATAAAAGCCCAATCAGACCGCAGCAGCACATGCTGGAGTTGAAGGAGGGAACTAAAGCGCCGAGCAGAGGGCACAGAGATGGACGG AGATCCACATCCCTGGAGGTGTCGCTGACAgactgcaggagtggagctgatGTGCAGAGAAACAGGGCCAGCCTCACCTCCGCCTGTGCGAGGAGGAAGCAGCGCTCGCTCAGCATCCCTTCAGAGCTGGCAGCCGCTTCCATTAGTCTTGATCCGGAGAAACCCGCGGGTCACACACAAGCCCCACTGGCTGGAGCGGAAAAGAAG tgtgctGGTGTGGATCAAAGCAGGAGGAGAGCATCTGATGGTGTCCTCTGCGTCACCCAACCTGCCTCTGACAGTGTCGCCACCAGGGGGAGTCGATCTCCTCTGCTGTCGTATAAAACAGAGCCAG ATTTTGAGGCCACGGAAGGAGGCAGGGCGTCGAGAAGGAGTCCGAT CATCAGAGAAAGTGGGAAAGACGCCGGCAGACAGCGAGTCCCGGTGGTGTGCTTGGAGCGACTGAAAATCCTGGTGTCTCAGCTGCCCCCTCACGGTCGACGGCAGAGTGACCCCTCGTCTGCCAGCTCGGCAGAGAAGAACCAGAAAACTTGCCAAGAG GAACGGTCTCCCTGGGTGTCTCCGAGGAGAACACCACCAGTGGAATCGTCAGCCGAGAGAAACACCTCCACACAGTCGACTCACTGTGGAAGGTTTGGGTCCATTCATTCATCGCCACGTCCCTCTGCTGATGCCCCGGAAGTTGAGCTGGACTCGGACCCAGACTCCGGGTCTGTGTTGGTGGTTGCTTCTCAGCGGGGCCCAGTGGTTGATGCGCAGCTGGACACAGATGCATCTGCATCAGAATCTGACCCAAATGCAGACTCCTTATCAGAGGCAGAGACTCCTGCGGAAGAGAAGTCTGCAGGGAAGCGGCCCTGCGAGGATCCGGAGCCGCGAAGAGACTCCGAGCCAAGTCTGGAATATGAgtcagcttcagagtcagacgaCGGTCGAGGTCAGGAGTCAGAAGTCCAGCCGGACTCAGACATTTCATCAAACCCACGTCAGGACTCTCCAAACGCTCAAGAATCTGAACTGGATATGGGCTCAGATGCTGAAGAAGCCGCCAATGACGAGCCACAACCGCTGCGCTCCGACCATGAGGACGATTCCCCGTTCGGACCCGGTCAGCGGCCTCTTCTCATCGCCAACCCTGTGGCGCAGTGGGTCACCGAGAGCCAGAGTTGTGAGCAAGACAACCCAGAGAACGAGAGCGAAGACTTCTGCGCGGTGTGCATGATCGGCGGGGACCTGTTGTGTTGCGATCGCTGCCCGAAGGTCTTCCATCTGTCCTGTCACGTCCCACCGCTGAGGACCTTCCCTTC AGGCGACTGGCTGTGCAGCTTGTGCAGAGACGTGGAGCAGCCAGAGGTGGAGTACGACTGCGACAAGAGCCAACCTTCCTCGAGGAGTGGCCTGTCTGCGTGTGACCAGCGA AAATGCGAGCGGCTGACGCTGCTGATCCTGAGCAACATCCTGAGCGCACCGTTCCACGAGCCTGTCAGTCCGCTG GCCCGCCATTACTACCAGATCATAAAGAAGCCCATGGACCTGTCTGTGATACGAGCCAAGCTCCACAAGAAAAATCCCCACCACTATCACTCGGCCGAGCAGTTCGTTGCTGACGTCCACCTCATGTTCCACAACTGTGCAAAGTTCAACTAC CCCGACTCGGAGGTGGCGCAGGCAGGGCGCAGCCTGGccgtcttcttcacctccaaactGGCAGACGTTTTCCCAGACAGAGATTTCCCTTCCTCGCGCTCAGAGAGTGAGAGCGACGAGTACGACGAAGCGTGTCGGACGGCCGACGGCGGCTTTCCCTGGCCGGAGAGGAGAGAGCAGTCCTAccggaagaggaagaggaggcactCGCTGAGGTCAAGGAGGCATCACTTCTGA
- the trim66 gene encoding tripartite motif-containing protein 66 isoform X4: MEKSCSECSETTLAQSLCTLCNKWLCYQCTDLHQHQYADLHEAQVSGAGANSLPPGQGPGSYPCSLLRCHSHRQEPLELFCESCDLLCCSICHLSSHKNHRVVQVGTALHDQRWLLQNLMLQVEERRAAVESNAKQIEDRVHGVKVAHRKAENQIKMAKMIMMNELNKRANLLIEQLEKISEDFQQRLEEQLQRAIETCGQLDHVQKFITWATTHHCRGPLIFSRTLISLQMQHLLESSLHQDSWNPVKIKFNWDASYWTKQISDLGLLTVEGGNCSRPQGLPSSTILRPQPLTCLSLPPGCHRPRESGCGYQTCCEPQICCLHGFPSQLDHSAVEKGQQGAALYSSSCLQPSLLPSSLQRCWDQNTSSSLQTSSHCPGSVSPLPLRGTRSATVQSQAKHHLCHQEFPDSHSLLAAEHLGLNQNQALVHSQGKLAADSAAGQEVTAERHWEERAEERSGESVEHEDSQDEEPRRGDKSPIRPQQHMLELKEGTKAPSRGHRDGRCAGVDQSRRRASDGVLCVTQPASDSVATRGSRSPLLSYKTEPDFEATEGGRASRRSPIIRESGKDAGRQRVPVVCLERLKILVSQLPPHGRRQSDPSSASSAEKNQKTCQEERSPWVSPRRTPPVESSAERNTSTQSTHCGRFGSIHSSPRPSADAPEVELDSDPDSGSVLVVASQRGPVVDAQLDTDASASESDPNADSLSEAETPAEEKSAGKRPCEDPEPRRDSEPSLEYESASESDDGRGQESEVQPDSDISSNPRQDSPNAQESELDMGSDAEEAANDEPQPLRSDHEDDSPFGPGQRPLLIANPVAQWVTESQSCEQDNPENESEDFCAVCMIGGDLLCCDRCPKVFHLSCHVPPLRTFPSGDWLCSLCRDVEQPEVEYDCDKSQPSSRSGLSACDQRKCERLTLLILSNILSAPFHEPVSPLARHYYQIIKKPMDLSVIRAKLHKKNPHHYHSAEQFVADVHLMFHNCAKFNYPDSEVAQAGRSLAVFFTSKLADVFPDRDFPSSRSESESDEYDEACRTADGGFPWPERREQSYRKRKRRHSLRSRRHHF; encoded by the exons GCCCGGGGTCGTATCCTTGCTCCCTGCTCAGGTGCCACTCTCACAGACAGGAGCCCTTGGAGCTGTTTTGTGAATCATGTGACCTTCTGTGCTGCAGCATCTGTCACCTGTCCTCCCACAAAAACCACAG GGTGGTGCAGGTCGGGACGGCGCTGCACGATCAGCGATGGCTGCTCCAGAACTTGATGTTGCAGGTGGAGGAAAGAAGAGCGGCGGTGGAGAGCAACGCCAAGCAGATCGAGGACAG GGTTCACGGGGTGAAAGTCGCACACAGGAAGGCGGAGAACCAGATTAAAATGGCGAAGATGATTATGATGAACGAGCTTAACAAGCGAGCGAACCTATTAATAGAGCAACTGGAG AAAATCTCCGAGGACTTCCAGCAGcgtctggaggagcagctgcagagggcGATAGAGACGTGCGGCCAGCTGGACCACGTGCAAAAGTTCATCACCTGGGCAACCACCCACCACTGCCGAGGACCCCTGATCTTCAGCAGGACGCTG ATTTCGCTCCAGATGCAGCACCTGCTGGAGTCCTCGCTCCATCAGGACTCCTGGAATCCTGTGAAGATCAAGTTCAACTGGGATGCAAGTTACTGGACGAAGCAGATTTCTGATTTAG GTCTGCTCACTGTTGAAGGGGGAAACTGCTCCCGCCCGCAGGGTTTGCCCTCCTCTACCATTCTGAGGCCTCAGCCACTCACCTGCCTGTCTCTGCCGCCCGGGTGTCACCGGCCGCGAGAGTCTGGCTGTGGGTACCAGACATGCTGCGAGCCTCAGATCTGTTGCCTCCATGGTTTCCCCTCCCAACTGGACCATTCGGCCGTGGAGaagggccagcagggggcagcactgtACAGCTCCAGCTGCCTCCAGCCTTCTCTCCTCCCTTCGTCTCTGCAGAGGTGCTGGGATCAGAACACCTCCTCATCGTTACAGACGTCCTCACACTGTCCAGGCTCGGTGTCACCGTTGCCTCTGCGCGGAACCCGATCTGCCACTGTCCAGTCGCAGGCCAAACATCATCTCTGCCACCAGGAATTTCCCGACAGTCACTCTCTGCTCGCCGCGGAGCATCTCGGACTGAACCAGAACCAAGCTCTCGTCCACAGTCAGGGGAAGTTGGCCGCCGACTCTGCTGCAGGCCAGGAAGTGACAGCAGAGAGGCACtgggaggagagagcagaggagcggaGTGGAGAGAGTGTTGAACATGAAGATTCTCAGGATGAAGAGCCGCGTCGAGGGGATAAAAGCCCAATCAGACCGCAGCAGCACATGCTGGAGTTGAAGGAGGGAACTAAAGCGCCGAGCAGAGGGCACAGAGATGGACGG tgtgctGGTGTGGATCAAAGCAGGAGGAGAGCATCTGATGGTGTCCTCTGCGTCACCCAACCTGCCTCTGACAGTGTCGCCACCAGGGGGAGTCGATCTCCTCTGCTGTCGTATAAAACAGAGCCAG ATTTTGAGGCCACGGAAGGAGGCAGGGCGTCGAGAAGGAGTCCGAT CATCAGAGAAAGTGGGAAAGACGCCGGCAGACAGCGAGTCCCGGTGGTGTGCTTGGAGCGACTGAAAATCCTGGTGTCTCAGCTGCCCCCTCACGGTCGACGGCAGAGTGACCCCTCGTCTGCCAGCTCGGCAGAGAAGAACCAGAAAACTTGCCAAGAG GAACGGTCTCCCTGGGTGTCTCCGAGGAGAACACCACCAGTGGAATCGTCAGCCGAGAGAAACACCTCCACACAGTCGACTCACTGTGGAAGGTTTGGGTCCATTCATTCATCGCCACGTCCCTCTGCTGATGCCCCGGAAGTTGAGCTGGACTCGGACCCAGACTCCGGGTCTGTGTTGGTGGTTGCTTCTCAGCGGGGCCCAGTGGTTGATGCGCAGCTGGACACAGATGCATCTGCATCAGAATCTGACCCAAATGCAGACTCCTTATCAGAGGCAGAGACTCCTGCGGAAGAGAAGTCTGCAGGGAAGCGGCCCTGCGAGGATCCGGAGCCGCGAAGAGACTCCGAGCCAAGTCTGGAATATGAgtcagcttcagagtcagacgaCGGTCGAGGTCAGGAGTCAGAAGTCCAGCCGGACTCAGACATTTCATCAAACCCACGTCAGGACTCTCCAAACGCTCAAGAATCTGAACTGGATATGGGCTCAGATGCTGAAGAAGCCGCCAATGACGAGCCACAACCGCTGCGCTCCGACCATGAGGACGATTCCCCGTTCGGACCCGGTCAGCGGCCTCTTCTCATCGCCAACCCTGTGGCGCAGTGGGTCACCGAGAGCCAGAGTTGTGAGCAAGACAACCCAGAGAACGAGAGCGAAGACTTCTGCGCGGTGTGCATGATCGGCGGGGACCTGTTGTGTTGCGATCGCTGCCCGAAGGTCTTCCATCTGTCCTGTCACGTCCCACCGCTGAGGACCTTCCCTTC AGGCGACTGGCTGTGCAGCTTGTGCAGAGACGTGGAGCAGCCAGAGGTGGAGTACGACTGCGACAAGAGCCAACCTTCCTCGAGGAGTGGCCTGTCTGCGTGTGACCAGCGA AAATGCGAGCGGCTGACGCTGCTGATCCTGAGCAACATCCTGAGCGCACCGTTCCACGAGCCTGTCAGTCCGCTG GCCCGCCATTACTACCAGATCATAAAGAAGCCCATGGACCTGTCTGTGATACGAGCCAAGCTCCACAAGAAAAATCCCCACCACTATCACTCGGCCGAGCAGTTCGTTGCTGACGTCCACCTCATGTTCCACAACTGTGCAAAGTTCAACTAC CCCGACTCGGAGGTGGCGCAGGCAGGGCGCAGCCTGGccgtcttcttcacctccaaactGGCAGACGTTTTCCCAGACAGAGATTTCCCTTCCTCGCGCTCAGAGAGTGAGAGCGACGAGTACGACGAAGCGTGTCGGACGGCCGACGGCGGCTTTCCCTGGCCGGAGAGGAGAGAGCAGTCCTAccggaagaggaagaggaggcactCGCTGAGGTCAAGGAGGCATCACTTCTGA